From the genome of Deltaproteobacteria bacterium, one region includes:
- the porA gene encoding pyruvate ferredoxin oxidoreductase: MGNKVALDGNTAAAHAIRQINPDVIAAFPITPSTQIPMTVASFIADGLMDTELVTVESEHSAMSACVGAAAAGGRVMTATAAQGLALMWEIVYVASSMRLPIVTVIAARALNAPLNIHGDHSDVMG, from the coding sequence ATGGGAAACAAAGTAGCATTAGATGGTAATACTGCCGCGGCACATGCCATCAGGCAGATTAATCCTGATGTTATCGCTGCTTTCCCCATAACACCGTCTACACAGATTCCGATGACAGTGGCTTCATTTATTGCTGATGGATTGATGGATACAGAATTAGTTACTGTAGAATCAGAACATTCTGCTATGAGTGCTTGTGTGGGAGCGGCTGCGGCGGGCGGAAGAGTAATGACGGCAACGGCAGCTCAAGGATTAGCCTTGATGTGGGAAATTGTATATGTCGCTTCTTCTATGAGATTACCGATAGTAACTGTGATTGCAGCGAGGGCATTGAATGCACCATTGAATATTCATGGAGACCATTCGGATGTTATGGGAG
- the dnaX gene encoding DNA polymerase III subunit gamma/tau produces the protein MCIVLARKYRPKNLSEIIGQPVVVRILENAIRMNRIPHVFLLSGPMGVGKTSTARVIAKSLNCEKGPTIHPCETCKSCKEINEGRGIDVIEIDGASNRKVEEARRIIESMKYPPLFSLYKVYIIDEVHMLTMEAFNALLKTIEEPPQYVKFVLATTNMQKMPPTVLSRCMILDFKKIPELLVKKHILEICEKEQITMQENAATLISSLCEGSLRNAEMLLDRTISYCGKNISLKDVEDSLYVLKEGNIQAFLDAIVNGNVEELEKWLEKIESKGVDIFYLFNMLLRRIEIYIKEKVYSMEQMIGVMDVFYKAFMDMRAGVDGEVVLRTAAYKACAVKNLVKIEDILEEIKTTNKSNKQGMRKEHKIEEKTTQSKGDLQTENFPVVKYILEEFDGKIIGRL, from the coding sequence ATGTGTATTGTCTTAGCCAGAAAGTATAGACCTAAAAATTTAAGTGAGATTATAGGCCAACCCGTTGTGGTACGTATATTAGAAAATGCTATCCGCATGAATAGAATTCCGCATGTTTTCCTTCTTTCCGGCCCAATGGGGGTGGGGAAAACTTCCACTGCTCGTGTAATAGCCAAGTCATTAAATTGTGAGAAAGGACCTACCATACATCCTTGTGAGACATGCAAAAGTTGTAAGGAAATCAATGAAGGAAGGGGAATAGATGTAATAGAGATAGACGGGGCGTCCAACAGAAAGGTGGAAGAAGCGAGGAGGATTATAGAAAGCATGAAGTATCCTCCTCTTTTCTCTCTTTACAAGGTGTATATTATTGATGAAGTACACATGCTAACCATGGAAGCATTTAATGCACTGCTTAAAACAATTGAGGAACCGCCGCAATATGTAAAGTTTGTCCTTGCCACTACCAACATGCAAAAGATGCCTCCTACCGTTCTCTCTCGCTGTATGATCCTGGATTTTAAAAAAATTCCTGAATTGCTGGTAAAAAAACATATATTGGAAATTTGCGAGAAAGAACAGATAACTATGCAGGAAAATGCAGCGACGCTTATTTCCAGCTTGTGCGAGGGTTCTTTGAGAAATGCGGAGATGCTTCTGGATAGGACGATATCTTATTGTGGAAAAAATATCTCTTTGAAAGATGTAGAAGATAGTCTTTATGTTTTAAAAGAAGGGAATATACAAGCATTCTTAGATGCAATAGTAAATGGAAATGTAGAAGAGTTAGAAAAATGGTTAGAGAAAATAGAAAGCAAGGGTGTAGATATATTTTATCTTTTTAATATGCTTTTGCGTAGGATTGAAATTTACATAAAAGAGAAAGTATATTCTATGGAACAGATGATAGGTGTGATGGATGTGTTTTATAAAGCATTTATGGATATGAGAGCCGGCGTTGACGGTGAAGTTGTGTTAAGAACAGCCGCCTACAAAGCTTGCGCAGTAAAGAATCTGGTGAAAATAGAAGATATCTTAGAAGAAATTAAAACAACCAACAAATCAAATAAACAAGGGATGAGAAAAGAACATAAAATTGAGGAAAAAACGACGCAATCAAAAGGGGATTTACAAACAGAGAACTTTCCAGTAGTAAAATATATATTAGAAGAGTTTGATGGAAAGATTATAGGGAGGTTATGA
- a CDS encoding 4Fe-4S binding protein: protein MKIGEKAQWNDLLTGGVIEDPGNSVDYKTGPWRTERPIWNKDACINCMFCWVYCPDSAIKVDKDGNMAGINYDFCKGCGICVKECPKPNTLAMALEVDIEKKGMDTVFKETFGGK from the coding sequence ATGAAAATAGGAGAAAAGGCACAATGGAATGACTTATTGACAGGTGGTGTGATAGAGGATCCGGGAAATAGTGTGGATTACAAAACAGGCCCATGGAGAACAGAAAGGCCTATATGGAATAAAGATGCGTGTATAAATTGCATGTTTTGTTGGGTTTACTGTCCCGATTCAGCTATTAAAGTAGACAAAGATGGAAATATGGCTGGCATAAATTATGATTTTTGTAAAGGATGCGGGATATGCGTTAAAGAATGTCCTAAACCTAATACATTGGCTATGGCCTTAGAAGTGGATATAGAGAAAAAAGGTATGGATACCGTATTTAAAGAAACATTCGGAGGGAAATAA
- a CDS encoding YbaB/EbfC family nucleoid-associated protein — translation MPKRPGGLDMNMLMAQAKKLQNELKKVQEEAAKETVDVTVGGGMVSVKASGEGKIAEIKISKDIVDPEDIEMLQDLILSGVNEALRKAKEMVQEKMSGVTGGMGLGGLSNLI, via the coding sequence ATGCCTAAAAGACCGGGTGGTTTAGACATGAATATGCTTATGGCTCAGGCGAAAAAATTACAGAACGAATTAAAAAAAGTTCAGGAAGAAGCGGCAAAGGAAACGGTGGATGTAACCGTCGGGGGAGGAATGGTTTCTGTGAAAGCAAGCGGAGAAGGAAAAATTGCAGAGATCAAAATATCTAAGGATATAGTTGATCCTGAAGATATAGAAATGTTACAAGATCTAATACTTTCCGGGGTGAATGAAGCATTGAGGAAAGCTAAGGAAATGGTGCAGGAAAAGATGAGCGGTGTAACAGGAGGCATGGGCTTAGGCGGTCTTTCTAATTTAATTTAA
- a CDS encoding ribonuclease H-like domain-containing protein: protein MERKLVIPKNLFVFDIETIRDRDLLASVKGREKDTFEDIMERERKRLRKESIDDVFVATPYHKVVCISCLRKIGDKRTLKSWCGPEGKVLETFWASIGVILKEVTEDAPYIITFNGKRFDIPVITTRTLRYLDNFLSCKEDLQKHIDVALNTYFSTKDKWENKRPNYTNKYSRFNVDLIEYFGFGASLEALCNICGIPVKSEGSGSEIEKYYLNGDYDKIARYCAEDVRATYALYLRMLLMHHAKDTYGEIKRELKNLESIRPEIKKLTH from the coding sequence ATGGAAAGAAAATTGGTTATTCCAAAGAATTTGTTTGTTTTTGATATAGAAACCATAAGAGACAGGGATCTACTTGCAAGTGTCAAGGGAAGGGAAAAAGATACATTTGAAGACATTATGGAAAGAGAGCGCAAAAGATTAAGGAAAGAATCTATAGATGATGTTTTTGTTGCCACTCCGTATCACAAGGTAGTTTGTATCTCTTGTTTAAGGAAAATTGGAGATAAAAGGACTTTAAAGTCCTGGTGTGGTCCAGAAGGTAAGGTGCTGGAGACTTTTTGGGCATCAATAGGCGTGATTTTGAAGGAAGTAACAGAGGATGCTCCCTATATAATAACATTTAATGGTAAAAGATTTGATATTCCTGTTATAACTACAAGAACTTTAAGATACTTGGATAATTTCTTGAGTTGCAAAGAAGATTTGCAGAAGCACATTGATGTTGCCCTAAATACATATTTTTCCACAAAGGACAAATGGGAAAACAAAAGACCAAATTATACCAATAAATACTCCAGGTTTAATGTAGATTTAATAGAATATTTTGGTTTCGGAGCATCGTTAGAGGCTTTATGCAATATCTGTGGGATACCTGTTAAGTCTGAGGGCAGCGGGTCTGAAATTGAGAAGTATTATCTAAACGGTGATTATGATAAAATTGCGCGATATTGTGCTGAAGATGTAAGGGCTACCTATGCTCTTTATCTTCGTATGCTACTAATGCATCATGCTAAAGATACCTACGGAGAAATAAAGAGAGAATTGAAAAACTTGGAATCAATTAGACCAGAGATTAAAAAGTTGACACACTAA
- a CDS encoding 2-oxoacid:acceptor oxidoreductase family protein: protein MLKRLDVRWHARAGQGAVTAAHNLAEIMAQEEGAYARAFAVYGAEKRGAPVIAFTRLSDHPIRDHSEYMEPDVVLLLDPTLVGLVNIAEGTKKGATVIVNTSLKKEDLIKQLNLKGFKVYILDANKISRDELGRSIPNVPMLGALSQVLNLIDKDSLSKKVEKLLKDAGKFSEKIVRGNINALKKGFEGVQ from the coding sequence ATGTTGAAGAGATTAGATGTAAGATGGCACGCCAGAGCAGGCCAAGGCGCAGTAACTGCTGCTCATAATTTGGCCGAGATTATGGCTCAGGAAGAAGGGGCCTATGCCAGGGCATTTGCCGTTTATGGTGCGGAAAAAAGAGGGGCACCGGTAATAGCATTTACTAGGCTTTCGGATCATCCAATAAGAGACCATTCAGAATATATGGAGCCAGATGTAGTACTCCTTCTTGACCCTACATTGGTTGGGTTAGTAAATATAGCAGAAGGAACAAAAAAAGGAGCAACGGTTATTGTAAACACATCTTTAAAGAAAGAGGACCTGATTAAACAGTTAAATTTAAAAGGATTTAAGGTTTACATACTGGATGCCAACAAAATAAGCAGGGATGAACTTGGTAGATCTATTCCTAATGTTCCCATGTTGGGTGCACTTTCTCAAGTACTGAATTTAATAGATAAAGATAGCTTGTCCAAAAAGGTAGAAAAATTACTGAAGGATGCAGGCAAGTTTAGCGAGAAGATAGTTCGAGGGAATATCAATGCACTCAAGAAAGGATTTGAGGGGGTTCAATAA